From the genome of Deferribacterota bacterium, one region includes:
- a CDS encoding transporter yields YGITENFRAGINGYYLEQITNHKIDGHDIPDSKERVLALGPGAMYISDEKKDLFWVNFYDEVITRNRPDGVALNVRWLHVF; encoded by the coding sequence TATGGTATAACTGAAAATTTTAGGGCTGGTATTAACGGTTATTATTTAGAACAGATTACAAATCACAAGATAGATGGTCATGATATACCTGATTCAAAAGAGAGGGTTTTAGCACTTGGCCCAGGGGCAATGTATATCTCAGATGAAAAAAAAGACTTGTTTTGGGTTAACTTCTATGATGAGGTGATAACCAGAAATAGACCAGATGGTGTTGCGCTAAATGTTCGTTGGCTACATGTTTTTTAA
- a CDS encoding class I adenylate-forming enzyme family protein, which yields MDVFDLLVSAEERYDGRTAIIDGDKEISYAEMKENAFKLANALHGLGLEKGDKVAVYIPNRAEYFYIYYACYITGIIIVPIDFYLKEDEVINIVDHCGVKLIFAENNQRCNLTNLKNKSNCLKNIISLDSEPQYLSYNNLTNNMPVAFKKVDIERNHYSSIFCTSGSTGKPKGVLWNYRHIHIGSDALDYFLHDYIVNARAITAIPLSHSGGMLFPMLAIKCGLSTVMLERFHPLVFLKLVEKWRVSMFWMVPPMWYALLYLKEIERFDLTSVKLADVFGAPSDPETLRRAKKYFPNADLFNGWGMTEVVPPVTVCEPNNITTVGKPHPWVTLQIADENGLEKNAGEIGELRARGEGVFMGYYNEPELTAKVFDDGWFKTGDLAKKDKNGNYYIVGRTKDMLKVGGQIVWCNEIENI from the coding sequence ATGGACGTATTTGATTTATTAGTATCAGCAGAAGAGAGATATGACGGTAGAACTGCAATAATAGATGGTGACAAAGAAATATCTTATGCTGAAATGAAGGAGAATGCTTTTAAGTTAGCAAATGCATTGCATGGATTAGGGCTTGAAAAAGGAGATAAGGTAGCAGTATATATACCAAATAGGGCTGAATATTTTTATATATATTATGCCTGCTATATTACAGGGATAATTATAGTCCCCATTGATTTTTATCTTAAAGAAGATGAGGTAATAAATATAGTTGATCACTGTGGTGTTAAGTTAATATTTGCAGAAAACAATCAGAGGTGTAATTTAACAAATTTAAAAAACAAATCTAATTGTTTAAAAAATATAATCTCCCTAGATAGCGAACCCCAATATCTCTCATATAATAATTTAACTAATAATATGCCTGTGGCTTTTAAAAAGGTTGACATAGAGAGAAACCACTATTCAAGTATTTTCTGTACCTCTGGTAGTACTGGCAAACCAAAAGGGGTTTTATGGAATTATAGGCATATTCATATAGGTTCAGATGCACTTGATTATTTTCTACATGATTATATTGTAAATGCTAGAGCTATTACAGCAATACCCCTTTCTCATTCAGGTGGCATGTTATTTCCTATGCTTGCTATTAAATGCGGTCTTTCAACAGTGATGTTAGAGCGTTTTCACCCCCTTGTATTTTTAAAACTTGTTGAAAAGTGGCGAGTTTCTATGTTTTGGATGGTTCCGCCTATGTGGTATGCACTACTCTATTTAAAGGAGATAGAGCGTTTTGATTTAACAAGTGTTAAACTAGCTGATGTATTTGGTGCACCAAGTGACCCTGAAACCCTTAGAAGAGCAAAAAAGTATTTTCCAAACGCTGATTTATTTAATGGATGGGGTATGACTGAGGTTGTGCCACCAGTTACAGTCTGTGAACCTAATAATATTACAACAGTTGGTAAACCTCATCCTTGGGTAACTCTCCAAATTGCAGATGAAAATGGGCTAGAGAAAAATGCAGGTGAAATAGGTGAGTTGAGAGCAAGAGGGGAGGGTGTCTTTATGGGATATTATAATGAACCAGAGCTTACAGCAAAGGTATTTGATGATGGCTGGTTTAAAACAGGGGACCTTGCAAAGAAAGACAAAAATGGCAATTACTATATAGTTGGTAGAACCAAAGATATGTTAAAGGTGGGGGGGCAAATTGTTTGGTGTAATGAGATTGAAAATATTT